The Cohnella abietis genome has a segment encoding these proteins:
- a CDS encoding DUF4265 domain-containing protein: protein MKGPIRNIQQLPIRFTEDSREIEVIDVIQVGDSLYRIEENPIFTELVAFGDTILVREEPDTYVYLETVRTSDYNRFSWLLSKEATDSQQLDAVKSRITALHGRWEHVFGGVFIVNIPKDAPYEIHDEMNRIIGL from the coding sequence GTGAAGGGACCTATTCGTAACATTCAGCAGCTACCTATTCGGTTTACCGAAGACAGTCGAGAGATTGAAGTCATCGACGTCATTCAGGTTGGAGACAGCCTCTATAGAATAGAAGAAAACCCGATATTCACAGAGCTTGTTGCATTCGGAGATACGATACTTGTCAGGGAAGAGCCAGATACTTATGTTTATCTTGAAACTGTTCGTACATCCGATTACAATCGGTTTTCTTGGCTGTTAAGTAAAGAAGCAACAGATTCGCAACAGCTTGATGCAGTGAAGAGTCGGATTACGGCTTTACATGGACGGTGGGAGCATGTGTTTGGCGGTGTGTTTATCGTCAATATACCGAAGGATGCGCCCTATGAGATCCACGATGAGATGAATAGAATTATAGGTTTATAG
- a CDS encoding alpha/beta hydrolase, which translates to MSCSNMEWVCADGTRMFACEWTPDTRGEARAVIGLVHGMGEHMGRYAHVAEMFNSEGYPVLGFDQRGHGKTAGKRGHVSSYDGLLEGVDLLVAEAQRKYPGVPLFLYGHSMGGNVTLNYLLKRQPKLAGAIVTGPWLKLAFKPPSLQATIGKIIERIYPKYTNNRPMVAESLTTDPEMIKRYVSDQLGHGQITAKFFFGVQRAGLWALNHAQDLKVPLLLMHGGDDRVTSIHASLQFAEHTKALTTWLEWPGYKHELHNETGREEVFAVIRDWLNKQLADQ; encoded by the coding sequence ATGAGCTGCAGCAATATGGAATGGGTTTGTGCGGACGGTACTCGAATGTTTGCTTGCGAATGGACGCCGGATACACGGGGAGAAGCCCGGGCGGTTATCGGTCTCGTTCACGGGATGGGTGAGCACATGGGCCGTTATGCGCACGTGGCGGAAATGTTCAATTCAGAGGGCTATCCCGTATTGGGATTTGACCAAAGGGGTCATGGTAAAACAGCTGGCAAGCGTGGTCATGTTTCTTCCTATGATGGGCTGCTTGAAGGTGTGGATTTATTAGTCGCTGAGGCACAACGTAAGTATCCGGGTGTCCCTCTATTCTTATACGGTCATAGCATGGGCGGAAATGTTACACTCAATTACTTATTAAAAAGACAGCCAAAGCTTGCTGGAGCCATCGTCACTGGCCCGTGGTTGAAATTGGCATTCAAGCCCCCTTCCCTGCAAGCCACAATTGGTAAAATAATTGAAAGAATTTACCCCAAATATACGAACAATCGCCCGATGGTTGCGGAAAGTCTTACCACTGATCCGGAGATGATCAAGCGATATGTAAGCGATCAGCTCGGGCATGGTCAAATTACCGCGAAGTTTTTCTTTGGTGTACAAAGAGCCGGCCTTTGGGCATTAAATCATGCTCAGGACTTGAAGGTTCCTTTGCTACTCATGCACGGAGGCGATGACCGCGTAACCTCAATCCATGCCAGCCTACAATTTGCGGAGCACACGAAAGCTCTAACCACTTGGCTAGAATGGCCCGGCTACAAGCACGAGCTACATAACGAAACAGGACGGGAAGAAGTCTTCGCCGTCATCCGTGACTGGCTAAACAAGCAACTGGCCGACCAGTAG
- a CDS encoding family 10 glycosylhydrolase: MKLFYRILYTLLSIVLFLPVLGDTSFAKEPTVIRIYLDGNQINSEAAPYIIPKVNITMVPLTVITKNLGAGASWEQNTKTATITKSDLTLIMTVGQKNVLVNGQSISLDTSVQLINGRIVVPLRFVSNQLGLLVAWNQALQTINLQSNNDIDNGNGSGNGNGNGNGDGSTEKKLLNGAWVSTVYNLDWPSSGSYGKSAKQQQEYVQMLDELQAVGMNSVFVQVRPSADSFYKSALVPWSKYLTGKQGLAPDYDPLAFMIEETHKRGMEFHAWFNPFRANTEVKTENLAPNHVAITHPEWIVTSGTIMYINPGIPDARQHIIDVIMEVVNNYDIDGVHLDDYFYPSSGIFADDITYLTNNSGSILNKEDWRRDNINQFVQQLGKSIHQSKPKLQFGISPFGVWRNLAKDKSGSDTKASVTAYDSMYADVRTWIKQDWIDYVVPQIYWSLTFSAARYDKLVDWWVNEVKGTGVDLYIGHAPYKLGSKDAADWSNAQEIINQLIYNEQYSEIIKGDIFFSANHLRKNPLGLIPLLKSYYKL, from the coding sequence ATGAAGCTGTTTTACCGTATTTTGTACACTCTATTATCTATTGTCCTGTTTTTGCCTGTATTAGGAGATACCTCTTTTGCAAAAGAACCAACAGTAATACGTATTTATCTGGATGGGAATCAAATCAACTCAGAGGCTGCACCTTACATCATTCCTAAAGTAAATATTACGATGGTGCCTCTAACGGTCATAACCAAAAATCTTGGTGCAGGTGCATCATGGGAGCAAAATACGAAAACAGCTACTATTACAAAATCAGATTTAACGCTCATCATGACGGTAGGGCAGAAAAATGTGTTGGTTAACGGGCAGAGCATTAGCTTAGACACTTCCGTTCAGCTAATTAATGGTCGCATTGTGGTTCCGCTACGTTTTGTGAGTAATCAGCTGGGACTGCTTGTAGCCTGGAATCAAGCTTTGCAAACTATTAATCTTCAATCCAATAATGATATTGATAACGGTAATGGCAGTGGTAATGGAAATGGAAATGGAAATGGGGACGGCTCGACTGAGAAAAAACTTCTTAATGGAGCTTGGGTATCTACGGTCTATAACTTAGATTGGCCTTCCAGTGGATCCTATGGCAAATCGGCTAAGCAGCAACAGGAATATGTTCAAATGCTGGATGAGCTACAGGCTGTAGGGATGAACTCCGTATTCGTACAAGTACGTCCTTCTGCAGATAGCTTCTACAAGTCAGCGCTTGTACCTTGGTCGAAATACTTAACCGGAAAACAGGGACTAGCACCGGATTATGATCCCCTAGCATTCATGATTGAGGAGACGCACAAACGGGGAATGGAGTTTCATGCTTGGTTTAATCCGTTCAGAGCTAACACGGAAGTGAAGACGGAAAATCTAGCTCCTAACCATGTGGCGATTACCCACCCGGAATGGATCGTGACATCCGGCACTATTATGTACATAAATCCCGGCATTCCAGACGCACGACAGCATATCATAGATGTCATTATGGAAGTTGTAAATAATTATGACATTGACGGTGTTCATCTTGATGATTATTTCTATCCTTCTAGTGGTATCTTCGCGGATGATATTACTTACTTGACTAATAATAGTGGTTCGATTTTGAACAAGGAAGACTGGCGTCGGGATAATATTAATCAATTTGTTCAGCAGTTAGGTAAATCAATACACCAGTCTAAGCCGAAGCTACAGTTTGGAATTAGTCCGTTCGGTGTATGGAGGAACCTAGCGAAAGACAAAAGTGGCTCAGATACAAAGGCGAGCGTGACGGCTTACGATAGTATGTATGCGGACGTGCGGACTTGGATTAAACAAGACTGGATCGATTATGTCGTTCCACAAATTTATTGGAGCCTTACATTTTCTGCAGCGCGGTATGATAAGTTAGTCGATTGGTGGGTTAATGAGGTCAAAGGAACGGGAGTCGATCTCTATATCGGCCACGCACCTTACAAGCTCGGCAGCAAGGATGCAGCGGATTGGAGTAATGCGCAAGAAATCATTAATCAGCTTATTTATAATGAACAATATTCAGAAATAATTAAAGGTGATATTTTCTTCAGCGCAAATCATTTGCGGAAAAACCCGCTAGGCCTTATCCCGTTGCTGAAATCCTACTATAAGCTTTAA
- a CDS encoding YdeI/OmpD-associated family protein, translated as MDDQVLYFPSPAEWRIWLNDNHEQVSHLLVLFYKKGSGKLSMTWPESVDEALCYGWIDGVRKGRDEESYTIRFTPRKANSIWSAVNIARVEHLTEQGLMRPAGLAAFGRRKLEKSAIYMHEQKDENVVLDPKYEQQLMANQKAWDFFQNQSPRYRKSAIWWINGAKREETRLKRLATLIQDSEAGKLLAMFTWSKSAN; from the coding sequence ATGGATGATCAAGTCTTGTATTTCCCTTCACCTGCAGAGTGGCGGATCTGGCTTAATGATAACCATGAGCAAGTGTCTCATTTGTTGGTTCTATTTTATAAGAAAGGCTCGGGAAAGCTTAGCATGACTTGGCCTGAATCTGTGGATGAAGCGTTGTGCTACGGCTGGATTGATGGCGTTCGCAAAGGTAGAGACGAAGAAAGCTACACGATCCGGTTTACGCCGAGAAAAGCGAACAGTATTTGGAGTGCGGTTAATATTGCTCGTGTTGAACATTTAACTGAGCAAGGGCTGATGCGTCCGGCGGGGCTAGCAGCTTTCGGGAGACGTAAGCTGGAAAAGTCGGCTATCTATATGCATGAGCAGAAGGATGAGAATGTTGTGCTCGATCCCAAATACGAGCAACAGCTTATGGCTAATCAAAAGGCATGGGACTTCTTTCAAAATCAATCTCCACGGTATCGTAAATCGGCAATTTGGTGGATAAATGGGGCCAAGAGAGAGGAAACGAGGCTCAAGAGGCTGGCAACGTTAATTCAAGATAGTGAAGCAGGGAAGCTATTAGCTATGTTTACATGGTCCAAAAGCGCTAATTAA